A single region of the Leptodactylus fuscus isolate aLepFus1 chromosome 5, aLepFus1.hap2, whole genome shotgun sequence genome encodes:
- the LOC142202771 gene encoding olfactory receptor 1G1-like — translation MENETDVFDFYIVAFSKVLCQKFSLFPIFLFLYLICLLWNILIIVIIFIDLHFQKPMYFFLRNLSFVDVLYSSVALPKLMDIIITGNNRIPFTACLTQMYFFNSFACTEIWLLTMMSYDRYVAICFPLHYMFLMQKRKCVLLVSGCWIFGFSNSLVVTIFVSRLSFCRSRHIKQIFCDVKTLTKISCGDIYEFQTMILVQALVGLCPFLLILMSYSKILANILGLSSIGQRKKTFSTCTSHLTILLIFFGTLLCMYVIPPSDSSEELDQVFSIIYLGVMPTLNPLIYSLRNEEVKTAISNFLFSNIGHKRCK, via the coding sequence CTTCCTCTACCTCATATGTCTACTATGGAACATCTTAATAATTGTGATTATTTTTATAGATCTTCATTTTCAGAAACCAATGTATTTTTTCCTACGTAACCTCTCCTTTGTAGACGTCTTGTACAGCTCAGTGGCACTTCCAAAATTAATGGACATCATTATTACTGGTAATAACCGGATTCCATTTACCGCTTGTTTgacacaaatgtactttttcaaTTCCTTTGCTTGCACAGAAATTTGGTTGTTGACCATGATGTCTTATGATCGCTACGTTGCCATCTGCTTTCCATTACATTACATGTTCCTCATGCAGAAGAGGAAGTGTGTCCTACTGGTATCCGGGTGCTGGATCTTTGGATTTTCCAATTCACTTGTTGTTACAATATTTGTGTCACGTCTGTCCTTCTGCAGATCCAGACACATCAAGCAGATATTTTGTGATGTTAAAACATTGACAAAGATTTCTTGCGGTGATATCTATGAATTTCAGACAATGATACTGGTGCAGGCTTTGGTTGGGTTATGTCCTTTCCTCCTTATTTTGATGTCCTACAGTAAAATTTTAGCAAATATTCTAGGTTTAAGTTCCATTGGACAAAGGAAAAAAACTTTCTCCACTTGTACCTCTCACCTTACCATCCTTCTAATATTTTTTGGGACCTTACTCTGTATGTACGTGATACCACCATCAGATTCCTCAGAGGAACTTGACCAAGTATTTTCCATCATTTACCTAGGAGTGATGCCTACGCTGAATCCTCTTATTTATAGTTTAAGGAATGAGGAAGTTAAAACCGCCATATCTAATTTTCTATTCAGTAACATAGGTCACAAAAGATGTAAATAA
- the LOC142202770 gene encoding olfactory receptor 1E16-like yields the protein MDDCPNNTVTYLQISSFSTSGMGHVLVFAMVLLIYLITVTGNLVIITVICLVPQLHTPMYFFLSNLSTADVIYISSTLPKLLYITATQDHGVTFPACVTQVYFFLATAVCDILILTSMSYDRYVAICIPLKYSVIMNRRMYVSLAASSWVVSSMNAIMYACLVSTLSFCSSRTIDHFFCDLNALYTITTSDTRRRKNFMIIEDILFAYIPFSLTITSYVFIISTILKIRSTEGRTKAFSSCTSHLTTVILFYGPILFLYMKPKSIDSKEQDKILSLLYVAIVPMLNPFVYTLRNKEFLKALKNLIRIRIVT from the coding sequence ATGGATGACTGTCCGAATAATACGGTTACGTATCTTCAAATCTCATCTTTTTCTACATCTGGAATGGGCCACGTTTTAGTTTTTGCGATGGTTTTGCTGATTTATCTGATAACCGTAACAGGAAATTTAGTAATCATTACAGTTATCTGTCTGGTGCCCCAGCTACATACACCTATGTACTTCTTCCTGAGTAATCTATCCACGGCAGATGTCATCTATATCTCTAGCACCTTACCAAAACTTTTGTATATCACCGCAACACAAGACCATGGGGTGACTTTTCCTGCCTGCGTTACTCAGGTCTACTTTTTTTTGGCAACTGCTGTCTGCGATATCTTAATTCTGACTTCCATGTCTTATGACCGCTATGTAGCCATCTGTATTCCCTTGAAGTATTCTGTGATCATGAATAGAAGGATGTACGTGTCATTAGCTGCTTCCTCCTGGGTGGTGTCATCTATGAACGCAATAATGTATGCATGTCTTGTATCCACCTTATCTTTCTGCTCTTCCCGCACaattgaccatttcttctgtgacctGAACGCTTtgtatacaatcaccactagtgACACGAGAAGAAGAAAAAACTTTATGATAATTGAGGATATATTATTTGCCTATATACCTTTCTCTCTTACTATCACCtcttatgtttttattatttccaCCATACTGAAGATCCGTTCTACTGAGGGGCGTACCAAAGCTTTCTCCAGTTGCACCTCTCACCTCACTACAGTAATATTATTTTATGGACCGATCCTATTCTTGTATATGAAACCAAAATCCATTGATTCTAAAGAACAGGATAAGATTCTCTCTTTGCTCTATGTGGCAATCGTTCCAATGCTGAATCCATTTGTCTACACTTTAAGAAACAAAGAATTTTTGAAAGCTTTAAAAAACCTGATTAGAATTAGGATAGTTACTTga